A single region of the Phalacrocorax carbo chromosome 4, bPhaCar2.1, whole genome shotgun sequence genome encodes:
- the CD8A gene encoding T-cell surface glycoprotein CD8 alpha chain, with protein sequence MAGSPALRFLLALWLCCPGTWNQMYQMTVRLHNSKLQAGQQLKLECETNKDDSGVFWVRLDKNGTLHFIVFISSLSRTTFEGNMKTSTRFEAKKESKFYWLVVKSFTSQDEGKYFCLMNINQILYFSPGQPAFLPVATKATPATPAPTTQHGITEKDPCTKTPDPESSKEEDMNLFCNIFIWVPLAGACILLLIALAVTVVLCQQTRRRRCRCKRPVNGKPNVKPSVPSRHV encoded by the exons ATGGCTGGGTCTCCTGCACTGCGCTTCCTGCTCGCTCTGTGGCTCT gctgccctgggacCTGGAACCAGATGTACCAGATGACGGTCAGGCTTCATAACAGTAAACTCCAGGCAGGACAGCAGCTGAAGCTGGAGTGTGAGACCAACAAGGATGACAGTGGCGTATTCTGGGTCCGCCTAGACAAGAATGGGACCCTTCACTTCATTGTCttcatttcctccctctcccggACCACCTTTGAGGGGAACATGAAGACATCTACACGCTTTGAGGCGAAAAAGGAGAGCAAGTTCTACTGGCTGGTAGTGAAGTCTTTCACATCACAGGATGAAGGGAAATATTTCTGCCTCATGAACATCAACCAAATACTGTACTTCAGCCCTGGccagcctgccttcctcccag TTGCCACCAAAGCAACACCTGCCAcaccagcacccaccacccAGCATGGCATCACTGAAAAGGACCCTTGCACGAAGACCCCAGATCCAG agagcagcaaggaGGAAGACATGAATTTGTTCTGTAACATCTTCATCTGGGTTCCCTTGGCAGGCGCCTGCATCCTGCTCCTCATCGCCCTGGCAGTTACCGTTGTTCTATGTCAAC aaaccaGAAGACGAAGATGCAGATGTAAAAG ACCCGTGAATGGGAAGCCCAATGTGAAACCCAGCGTGCCGAGCCGACACGTATAA